In Aerococcus loyolae, a genomic segment contains:
- a CDS encoding FAD-binding protein, whose amino-acid sequence MLVNEQTTYAAEYDVVVLGFGGAGATAARFASDAGAKVLLVDSAPNGHEGGNTRYCAQLIGSADNREAMHKYYDELMAGMDLDEEVKSTYIDGLVNMEDYVRDYLEVEPYSIKDHFDKFPLESAVYEYPEFDGVETYNFLTVHEGIFDAALWKVLRQKVVDRADSIDVWFESPAKHLLQDPDTRAILGVQVERQGQTVNIAAKSGVVLALGGFENNPQMIKDYLNESRLAPLGGLYNQGHGVTMALEVGADLWHMANYESLGMYHGTAFDVPAGERATLHAFGTQPLTHGSILVIGDDGSRYFKEDESNRHGHIYNHGIWRVPQGQERPYIIFDHKKYEELTREDGRFVDYAKAAGKADSLAELAQELDLDSQVLEATVEDFNHFAEVGKDYAYGRTADAMTAFDEEGPYYAIPIVQTMLNTQGGPRRNAKAEILDSHGQVIPKLYGAGELGGITPGMYQGGMNIAECLIFGKIAGENAAQAKDEAKTELKGAGETQSANLQSDLEKTPATKDLQLKDNQYLGSSHSGMGDELNVLVSLDGDKLREITVLNHNESEQQGHEVFSELPQAMIAANSTDVDGISGATLSSNALKEAVADAIAKSKA is encoded by the coding sequence ATGTTAGTGAATGAACAAACGACCTATGCAGCGGAATATGATGTGGTTGTCCTCGGCTTTGGTGGAGCAGGAGCAACAGCGGCGCGTTTTGCTAGTGATGCGGGAGCTAAGGTGCTCTTAGTCGATTCCGCTCCTAATGGCCATGAAGGGGGCAACACTCGCTATTGTGCCCAATTGATTGGTTCAGCTGATAATAGGGAAGCTATGCACAAATATTATGATGAACTGATGGCGGGTATGGATTTAGACGAAGAAGTTAAATCAACCTATATTGATGGCTTGGTTAATATGGAAGACTATGTCCGTGACTATTTAGAAGTCGAACCTTATAGTATTAAAGATCATTTTGATAAGTTCCCGCTTGAATCAGCGGTTTATGAATATCCCGAATTTGATGGCGTGGAAACCTATAACTTCCTTACAGTTCATGAGGGAATCTTTGACGCTGCCTTGTGGAAGGTTTTGCGGCAAAAGGTTGTGGATCGGGCGGATTCTATTGATGTTTGGTTCGAATCTCCCGCCAAACACCTCCTCCAAGATCCTGATACTCGGGCGATTCTTGGGGTACAAGTCGAACGCCAAGGCCAAACCGTTAATATTGCAGCTAAGAGCGGGGTTGTTTTAGCCCTTGGTGGTTTTGAAAATAATCCGCAAATGATTAAAGACTACCTCAACGAAAGTCGTCTGGCTCCCTTAGGTGGACTATATAACCAAGGTCATGGGGTAACTATGGCACTTGAAGTCGGAGCTGACCTCTGGCATATGGCTAACTATGAATCCTTGGGCATGTATCACGGGACTGCCTTTGATGTACCAGCTGGAGAAAGAGCTACTCTACACGCCTTTGGCACCCAACCCTTAACTCACGGCAGTATCCTAGTCATTGGGGACGATGGATCTCGTTACTTCAAAGAAGATGAGTCTAACCGCCACGGCCATATCTATAACCACGGGATTTGGCGGGTGCCTCAAGGACAAGAGAGACCTTATATTATTTTCGACCATAAGAAATATGAAGAACTCACCCGGGAAGATGGCCGTTTTGTCGACTATGCCAAAGCAGCAGGTAAGGCTGACAGCCTGGCTGAATTAGCTCAAGAGTTAGACCTTGATAGCCAAGTCTTAGAAGCTACAGTTGAAGACTTCAATCATTTTGCTGAGGTAGGGAAGGACTATGCCTATGGTCGAACAGCGGATGCTATGACCGCTTTTGATGAGGAAGGGCCATATTATGCTATCCCGATTGTCCAAACCATGTTAAATACTCAGGGGGGACCGCGCCGGAATGCCAAGGCGGAAATTTTAGATAGCCATGGTCAAGTCATTCCAAAACTTTATGGAGCCGGCGAACTCGGTGGGATTACTCCGGGCATGTACCAAGGCGGGATGAACATCGCTGAATGTCTGATCTTTGGTAAGATTGCAGGTGAAAACGCCGCTCAAGCAAAAGATGAAGCAAAAACTGAGTTAAAAGGAGCAGGAGAAACGCAGAGTGCTAACCTCCAAAGTGACTTAGAAAAGACACCTGCCACTAAAGACCTCCAATTAAAAGATAACCAATACCTGGGATCTAGCCATTCAGGGATGGGAGATGAACTAAATGTGCTGGTGTCCCTTGATGGGGATAAGTTAAGAGAGATTACTGTCCTAAATCACAATGAAAGTGAACAACAAGGCCACGAGGTCTTTTCAGAACTGCCTCAAGCCATGATTGCTGCTAATTCGACTGATGTCGATGGTATTTCTGGAGCTACCTTAAGTTCCAATGCCCTTAAAGAAGCGGTAGCAGATGCCATTGCTAAGAGTAAAGCATAA
- a CDS encoding IS1182 family transposase: MYIQYNMNQTTLPLELSACIDPDHIVFSIYNFIESLDEKYFESFSTQDGRPAYHPKPLIMALLYAYSKGVFSGRKIEELMVENLPMQWLVAQQVISYRTINRFRSSENCRSLLENLFVEFTTQLKLEKLIHLENCFIDGTKIEANANKYSFVWKKATEKYAERLKVTSREYYFNEIQPMVDAGIQYDENLDLEETMLQEISKVLKEEIDKLTEDIEETPVKGPDQRKQQRRRLKKHYRKVSQDFLPRKQKYAKQFETFNGRNSYSKTDPDATFMRMKDDHMMNGQLKAGYNIQVATENQFVLHYDIFHNPTDTRTLQPFVESFPNSPKCIVADAGYGSEENLTYLDNHKINHLIKYNRFDKEQKKKHKKSAKNMDNWSYDKQSNTFTHPDGTVYFFSHLQKRKNKMSGYISEIQVYKPLDPENAPQKALYYNKNYQELKNIETQKLLSEEGSRLFSKRKIDVEPVFGQIKAILGFTRFNLRGKTKVKTDVGLAFMANNLKKYSKIKARK; the protein is encoded by the coding sequence ATGTACATACAATATAACATGAATCAAACAACACTTCCACTAGAATTATCTGCATGTATCGATCCAGATCATATTGTATTTTCAATCTATAATTTTATTGAATCTCTGGATGAAAAATACTTTGAAAGCTTCAGTACGCAGGACGGCCGTCCTGCCTATCATCCAAAGCCTTTAATCATGGCACTTCTATATGCTTATAGTAAAGGCGTATTTAGCGGAAGAAAAATAGAGGAACTGATGGTTGAAAATTTACCCATGCAGTGGCTAGTCGCTCAACAAGTTATTAGCTATCGAACGATTAATCGCTTCCGTTCTTCAGAAAATTGCAGATCTTTATTAGAAAATCTATTCGTTGAGTTTACCACTCAGTTAAAGTTAGAGAAATTAATTCATTTAGAAAATTGCTTTATCGATGGAACTAAAATTGAAGCGAATGCCAATAAATATTCTTTTGTTTGGAAAAAGGCAACTGAAAAATATGCAGAACGATTAAAAGTGACCTCACGTGAATATTACTTTAATGAAATTCAACCGATGGTTGATGCTGGCATCCAATATGATGAAAATTTAGATCTAGAAGAAACGATGCTTCAAGAGATATCTAAAGTGCTTAAGGAAGAAATCGATAAACTCACTGAAGATATTGAGGAAACTCCTGTAAAAGGGCCAGATCAACGTAAACAACAACGCCGTCGTTTGAAAAAACATTACCGTAAAGTGAGTCAAGATTTTCTACCTCGCAAACAAAAGTATGCCAAACAGTTTGAAACATTTAACGGAAGAAATAGCTATTCAAAAACAGATCCTGATGCTACGTTCATGCGAATGAAAGATGACCATATGATGAATGGGCAATTGAAAGCGGGATATAATATCCAAGTAGCGACTGAAAACCAATTTGTCCTTCATTATGATATTTTCCACAATCCGACGGATACGCGGACTTTACAACCCTTTGTTGAAAGTTTTCCTAATTCCCCGAAATGCATTGTAGCTGATGCTGGTTATGGTAGCGAAGAAAACCTTACTTATTTAGATAACCATAAAATTAACCATTTGATTAAATACAATCGGTTTGATAAAGAGCAGAAAAAGAAACATAAAAAATCAGCTAAAAATATGGATAATTGGAGTTACGATAAGCAAAGTAATACTTTCACACATCCTGATGGCACGGTTTATTTCTTTAGTCATCTCCAAAAACGAAAAAATAAAATGAGTGGTTATATTTCTGAAATTCAGGTTTATAAGCCTTTGGATCCAGAAAATGCGCCGCAAAAGGCGCTTTACTATAATAAAAACTATCAGGAATTAAAGAATATAGAAACACAGAAGCTTTTATCTGAAGAAGGATCTAGGCTCTTTTCCAAACGGAAAATTGACGTTGAACCAGTTTTTGGCCAGATAAAGGCTATTTTAGGGTTCACTCGATTTAACCTCAGAGGGAAAACAAAGGTTAAAACTGATGTTGGATTGGCCTTCATGGCCAATAATTTGAAAAAATATAGCAAAATAAAAGCAAGAAAATAA
- the hflX gene encoding GTPase HflX, protein MQENVLIIGLQLPQTTDLRFTMQMDELAALVETAGGQVVSRQSQKRDQEDARYLIGSGKVREIHDLSQELDIDLVIFYQQLSPSQNRNLQEAIDCPVIDRVQLILDIFASRATSKEGKLQVALAQNEYLLPRLAGMGTVLSRLGGGIGTRGPGETKLEQDRRVLRNEIQKIRHELKEVEKQRELTRERRQKSGLFKIGLLGYTNAGKSTLINALTDAQTYQADQLFATLTPLTRKFSLTNHFEITLTDTVGFIQDLPPMIIDAFHSTLEESRNVDLLMIVVDASSAFALEQEAVVNQLLEDLDMQDLPKLYIYNKRDQVESDQEVLTPSSPHLLMSAQDSQDIEALRQAIIDQVKTIYQPFAVQVAPQAANEWLGYQNRFYIEKFEFDKESESYQIMGYKPDYLPLPKTE, encoded by the coding sequence ATGCAAGAAAATGTATTAATAATCGGTTTACAACTCCCTCAAACCACAGACCTGCGTTTCACTATGCAAATGGATGAATTAGCAGCTTTAGTAGAAACAGCGGGTGGCCAAGTGGTCAGCCGGCAAAGTCAGAAACGCGACCAAGAAGATGCCCGTTACTTGATCGGGAGCGGTAAAGTTCGAGAAATTCATGATCTAAGCCAAGAGCTAGACATTGACTTGGTGATTTTTTACCAACAATTGTCCCCTTCACAAAACCGCAACCTACAAGAGGCTATTGATTGTCCCGTCATTGACCGGGTCCAATTAATCTTAGACATTTTTGCCAGCCGGGCAACGTCTAAGGAAGGAAAGTTGCAGGTAGCCTTGGCCCAGAATGAATACCTCTTACCCCGACTAGCTGGGATGGGGACGGTCTTATCTCGGCTGGGTGGTGGAATCGGTACCCGGGGACCAGGGGAGACCAAGTTGGAACAAGACCGCCGTGTTCTTCGTAATGAAATTCAAAAAATCCGCCATGAGTTAAAAGAAGTGGAGAAACAAAGAGAGTTAACCCGGGAACGTCGGCAGAAGTCAGGTCTATTTAAAATCGGCCTCTTAGGCTATACCAATGCCGGGAAGTCGACCTTGATCAATGCCTTAACTGACGCCCAAACCTACCAGGCTGACCAACTTTTCGCTACCTTAACCCCTTTAACGCGAAAATTTAGTCTGACCAACCATTTTGAAATTACCCTGACAGATACGGTTGGTTTTATCCAAGATCTGCCACCCATGATTATCGATGCCTTCCATTCAACCCTGGAAGAGAGTCGCAATGTGGACTTATTGATGATTGTTGTAGATGCCTCTTCAGCCTTTGCCTTAGAACAGGAAGCTGTGGTCAACCAATTATTGGAAGACTTGGATATGCAAGACCTGCCCAAGCTCTATATCTATAATAAGCGTGACCAGGTGGAGTCGGACCAAGAAGTTCTTACCCCGTCCAGCCCTCATCTCTTGATGTCGGCTCAGGATAGCCAAGATATTGAAGCCTTACGTCAGGCCATTATTGACCAGGTGAAGACGATCTATCAACCCTTTGCGGTTCAAGTCGCTCCTCAAGCAGCTAATGAATGGCTGGGTTATCAAAACCGTTTCTATATTGAAAAATTTGAATTCGATAAGGAAAGCGAATCTTATCAGATTATGGGTTATAAGCCTGACTACCTTCCGCTTCCTAAAACAGAGTAA
- the miaA gene encoding tRNA (adenosine(37)-N6)-dimethylallyltransferase MiaA, which produces MKTKLICIGGPTAVGKTALSIELAKHFQGQVINGDAMQVYQGLDIGTAKATLDERQGIPHHLLDIRSVDQPYTVADFKRDAESAVGEIEADQDLPILVGGTGLYLESFLFDLSLGGQVEPRPDFRQQMENFAASHGNQALHQKLEDLDPQAAEKIHPNNVKRVIRALEVGTFSDQLFSQAKETHDDHHSPYDYYFIGLHCDRQRLYERINHRVDVMVDQGLLQEAQWLLDQDLDPKSQSLQSIGYKEVFPYLRGEEDLDTSLNRLKRNSRRYAKRQLTWLKNRMDLVHWYNLVEEEDSLATVISDVAAFLEE; this is translated from the coding sequence ATGAAGACTAAGCTAATTTGTATTGGTGGTCCTACCGCCGTAGGTAAAACCGCCCTAAGTATTGAATTGGCCAAGCATTTCCAGGGTCAGGTCATTAATGGTGACGCCATGCAAGTTTACCAGGGCTTAGATATCGGTACCGCCAAGGCGACCCTAGATGAGCGACAAGGGATTCCCCATCATTTGCTCGATATCAGGTCAGTTGATCAGCCTTATACGGTGGCTGACTTTAAGCGGGATGCTGAATCGGCGGTTGGAGAAATCGAAGCTGACCAAGATTTGCCCATTTTAGTCGGGGGAACGGGGCTCTATCTGGAGTCCTTTCTCTTTGACCTTTCTTTAGGAGGCCAGGTTGAACCTCGGCCAGACTTTAGACAGCAAATGGAAAACTTTGCAGCCAGTCACGGTAACCAAGCCCTCCACCAAAAACTAGAGGATTTAGATCCCCAAGCCGCGGAAAAGATCCATCCTAATAATGTGAAGCGGGTGATCCGCGCCCTAGAGGTAGGGACCTTTTCTGATCAGCTCTTCTCCCAAGCCAAGGAAACTCATGATGACCATCACAGTCCCTATGACTATTACTTCATCGGCCTCCACTGTGACCGCCAGCGTTTGTATGAGCGCATTAACCACAGGGTAGATGTGATGGTCGACCAAGGTTTGCTCCAAGAAGCCCAGTGGCTCTTAGACCAAGACCTAGATCCTAAAAGCCAAAGCTTACAATCCATCGGCTACAAGGAAGTCTTTCCCTATTTAAGGGGGGAAGAGGACTTAGATACTAGCCTCAACCGTCTAAAACGAAATTCGAGACGCTATGCTAAACGGCAGTTAACCTGGCTGAAGAACCGCATGGACCTAGTTCACTGGTATAATCTAGTTGAAGAAGAGGATAGCTTAGCTACTGTGATTAGTGATGTGGCAGCTTTCCTAGAAGAATAG
- the recN gene encoding DNA repair protein RecN gives MLQNIVIENFAIIDQVTIDFDEGMTVLTGETGAGKSIIIDALGLLAGGRGSVDFIRYGTKSLKLRGIFYLPDFSQAGRDFLKDQEIPFEDDQLLITRTLDQKGRNTIKVNGVPLTVSLLKELGDYLLEIHGQNEHQSLLDPKNHLDLLDQYAGKRIVQEKEDYEKDYQNYRQAKKAIKDFALNEQEVAQRLDLLKFQLNEIELAQLVEGEDEELTEERQKLQSYQNIVASLGQALNALSEGEGNAVDLLSESSQALGQIEDLDSDYKAYYEQAQSAYYSVQELAYSIRDNLDALSYDPRRLDQIEERLATIDQLKHKYGKSIAEILAYYQEAQKDYQDLQDRENHQEELEADFKQAKQAIAKSAKALHQKRLTVAEELEAAIEEQLADLYMKNTRFAVDFKQRKSFAASGADEVTFYIQTNPGEPLRPLHKIASGGELSRIILAIKAILQASRPTSTVVFDEVDTGVSGRVAQAIANKMFEIALSAQVLCISHLSQVAAMADQQLHIAKVSDKDQTQTQVSRLNEEERIGEIGHMTTGEIMTEASRRAAQDQLKQAQDYRQQRRQDIHED, from the coding sequence ATGTTACAAAATATCGTCATTGAAAATTTTGCCATTATCGACCAAGTGACCATTGACTTTGATGAAGGCATGACGGTCCTTACCGGAGAAACGGGGGCAGGGAAGTCTATCATTATCGATGCTCTCGGGCTCTTAGCTGGTGGCCGGGGTTCAGTCGACTTTATCCGCTATGGGACAAAATCCTTAAAATTACGGGGGATTTTTTACTTACCTGATTTTTCCCAAGCAGGGCGGGATTTTCTCAAGGACCAAGAGATTCCCTTTGAAGATGATCAATTATTAATTACCCGGACCTTAGACCAAAAGGGGCGCAATACCATCAAGGTGAATGGCGTGCCCTTAACGGTCTCTCTGCTCAAGGAATTGGGCGATTATTTACTGGAAATCCATGGGCAAAACGAACACCAAAGCCTACTTGACCCTAAAAACCACCTGGACCTCTTAGACCAATATGCCGGTAAGCGGATTGTCCAAGAAAAGGAAGACTATGAAAAAGACTATCAAAACTACCGCCAGGCTAAAAAAGCTATCAAAGACTTTGCCTTAAATGAGCAAGAGGTGGCCCAACGTCTGGATTTATTGAAGTTTCAACTCAATGAAATTGAACTGGCCCAATTGGTCGAGGGTGAGGACGAAGAATTAACCGAAGAGCGGCAAAAGCTGCAAAGCTATCAAAATATTGTTGCTTCCCTAGGTCAAGCGCTCAATGCTTTGTCAGAAGGGGAAGGCAATGCGGTGGACTTACTGAGTGAGTCCAGCCAGGCTTTAGGACAAATTGAAGACTTGGATAGTGATTATAAGGCCTATTATGAACAAGCCCAATCCGCCTACTACAGTGTCCAGGAACTGGCTTACAGTATTCGCGATAACTTGGACGCTTTATCTTATGACCCTAGACGCTTGGACCAGATTGAAGAACGGTTAGCCACGATTGACCAATTGAAGCATAAGTATGGCAAGTCGATTGCTGAAATCTTAGCTTATTATCAAGAGGCCCAAAAGGACTATCAAGACTTACAAGACCGGGAAAACCACCAAGAAGAATTAGAGGCTGACTTTAAGCAGGCAAAGCAAGCCATTGCCAAGTCTGCCAAGGCCCTCCATCAAAAGCGCCTGACAGTGGCAGAAGAATTGGAAGCAGCCATTGAAGAACAGCTGGCCGACTTATATATGAAAAACACCCGCTTTGCGGTTGACTTTAAACAAAGAAAAAGCTTTGCCGCTTCTGGAGCGGATGAAGTGACCTTCTATATTCAAACCAACCCCGGCGAACCCTTACGCCCCCTACATAAAATTGCCAGTGGCGGAGAGCTTTCGCGGATTATCTTAGCTATTAAGGCCATTTTGCAGGCTAGTCGACCCACTTCCACGGTGGTCTTTGACGAAGTGGACACTGGGGTGAGTGGACGGGTGGCCCAAGCCATTGCTAACAAGATGTTTGAGATTGCCTTATCAGCCCAAGTCCTGTGTATTTCCCATCTTTCCCAAGTGGCTGCCATGGCTGACCAGCAATTACATATCGCTAAAGTCAGTGATAAAGACCAGACCCAAACTCAAGTGAGCCGCTTGAATGAAGAGGAACGAATTGGTGAGATTGGCCACATGACGACTGGTGAAATTATGACTGAAGCCAGTCGCCGAGCTGCCCAAGACCAGTTGAAACAGGCCCAAGACTATCGTCAACAAAGAAGGCAAGATATTCATGAAGACTAA
- a CDS encoding TlyA family RNA methyltransferase, protein MTKERADIMVVRQGLADSREKAKRLIMAGKIYNEKQERIDKAGEKIPVESVLERKGHELPYVSRGGFKLEKAIKKFGLDFTGLNVLDIGSSTGGFTDVALQNGAVHSYALDVGTNQLDWKIRNDDRVTVMEQTNFRYSQPEDFTEGVPDIAVIDVSFISLKLILPPLKAILKDQGKVVALIKPQFEAGKDKVGKKGLVRDGKIHEEVIDMIFQAATEMGYDVLDLTYSPITGGTGNIEFLTLLQNHQEDHQGEIADQVNSQEVVQAAHQQFH, encoded by the coding sequence ATGACAAAAGAACGTGCAGATATTATGGTGGTCCGCCAAGGGCTAGCTGATTCCAGAGAAAAGGCCAAGCGTTTAATTATGGCGGGCAAGATCTATAATGAAAAACAAGAACGGATTGACAAAGCCGGAGAAAAAATCCCCGTCGAATCAGTCTTAGAAAGAAAGGGCCATGAACTGCCCTATGTGTCTCGGGGTGGCTTTAAATTGGAAAAGGCCATCAAGAAATTTGGCTTAGATTTTACTGGTTTAAATGTCTTAGATATTGGTTCTTCTACTGGAGGTTTTACCGATGTGGCTCTGCAAAACGGAGCGGTCCATTCTTATGCCTTGGATGTGGGGACCAACCAACTGGATTGGAAGATCCGTAATGATGACCGGGTAACCGTGATGGAGCAGACTAATTTCCGTTACAGCCAACCGGAAGACTTTACTGAAGGCGTGCCTGATATTGCCGTGATTGATGTTTCCTTTATCTCCTTAAAACTCATCCTACCGCCACTTAAAGCCATCCTTAAAGACCAAGGCAAGGTGGTGGCCTTGATTAAGCCCCAATTTGAAGCGGGCAAGGATAAGGTAGGGAAGAAAGGCTTAGTCAGGGACGGAAAAATCCATGAAGAAGTCATTGATATGATCTTTCAAGCCGCGACTGAAATGGGCTATGATGTCTTAGACCTGACCTATTCCCCAATTACTGGCGGAACGGGAAATATCGAATTTCTAACCCTGCTCCAAAACCACCAAGAAGATCATCAGGGCGAAATTGCCGACCAAGTCAATAGCCAGGAAGTTGTCCAAGCTGCCCACCAACAATTTCATTAG
- a CDS encoding polyprenyl synthetase family protein translates to MDLKSFRQSINSDLEAALVKNLGQDSQDSLLASMRYSLENGGKRLRPSLLLAMLASFGYDYHLGLAPACALEYIHTYSLIHDDLPAMDNDDYRRGQLTNHKKFDEATAILAGDALLTLAFEVLSQGQEDIDPKLSLQLVQLLAQAAGKSGMVDGQIMDMASEEKHLKIEELKNLHAKKTGALIYFAIMAPALIMGLDTAAKDSLARYAKHFGIAYQIQNDLQEVMWTDEERGKKSHGDLDSDKNTYPSLLGTEGALEALDKERQACQAALDDLSHQSANFDPQLLSDFLNYLSMDYGKG, encoded by the coding sequence ATGGATTTAAAAAGCTTCCGCCAAAGCATTAACAGCGACTTAGAGGCGGCTTTAGTGAAGAATTTAGGTCAGGATAGCCAGGATAGTCTGCTGGCTTCCATGCGCTATTCCTTAGAAAATGGGGGCAAACGCCTCCGCCCTAGCCTCTTATTAGCCATGCTAGCGAGCTTTGGCTATGATTATCACTTAGGTCTGGCGCCAGCCTGTGCCCTGGAATATATCCATACCTATTCCTTGATCCATGACGATTTACCGGCCATGGATAATGATGACTATCGTCGCGGTCAACTCACCAACCATAAGAAGTTTGACGAAGCCACGGCTATCTTAGCAGGGGATGCCTTACTAACCCTAGCTTTTGAAGTCTTAAGCCAAGGTCAGGAAGACATTGATCCTAAGCTCAGCCTGCAACTGGTTCAGCTTTTAGCCCAAGCGGCTGGCAAGTCAGGCATGGTAGACGGGCAGATTATGGATATGGCCAGTGAAGAAAAACACTTAAAAATCGAAGAACTTAAGAACTTACATGCTAAGAAGACCGGAGCCCTGATTTACTTTGCTATTATGGCTCCTGCTTTAATCATGGGCCTTGACACGGCCGCTAAGGATTCGCTAGCCAGATATGCCAAACACTTCGGCATTGCCTATCAAATCCAAAACGACCTCCAAGAAGTCATGTGGACAGATGAAGAGCGGGGCAAGAAGTCGCATGGGGACTTAGACAGTGATAAGAACACCTATCCTAGCCTCCTCGGTACAGAAGGGGCGCTAGAGGCCTTGGATAAAGAACGGCAAGCCTGCCAAGCTGCCCTGGATGATTTAAGCCATCAATCAGCAAACTTCGATCCGCAATTATTAAGCGACTTCCTCAATTACCTCAGCATGGATTATGGAAAGGGATAG
- a CDS encoding exodeoxyribonuclease VII small subunit, which translates to MNSKIEELSFEEALKELEGIVAQLQNGDIPLKESMDAFQRGVKLSNYCSQSLEKAEKTMAKLMNDQDELEEFEVAKGNEDQ; encoded by the coding sequence ATGAATAGTAAGATAGAGGAATTAAGCTTTGAAGAAGCTTTAAAGGAATTAGAAGGCATTGTCGCCCAACTACAAAATGGCGACATCCCTCTGAAAGAATCCATGGATGCCTTCCAAAGGGGGGTCAAGCTCTCTAATTACTGTAGCCAAAGCTTAGAAAAAGCCGAAAAAACCATGGCTAAACTCATGAATGACCAGGATGAATTGGAAGAATTTGAAGTTGCCAAGGGAAATGAGGACCAATAA
- the xseA gene encoding exodeoxyribonuclease VII large subunit, translated as MNDAQDQYLSVSQLTKYIKAKFDRDPYMQSVHLVGEVSGFRNRGKNKHQYFGLKDDDAYISAIIFRGTFSKLNFDLEDGMKVQVIGRLSLYEKTGRYSIIIDHIQPDGIGQFYVRFEQLKKKLGEEGLFTFEAKPIPKYPKRIAVVTSPSGAVIRDIITTARRRYPIVQIVLYPTVVQGQQAAKSIVKNLQRADQSGEYDTIIIGRGGGSIEDLWCFNEEEVVRAIAACQTPVISSIGHETDTTLSDYVSDQRAATPTAAAELATPVLNDLIFTINDYKQRLVQIQLNRLNYFKHRLEQVKSSYLFKQPEKMYDGYRLKLADLDNRLNDLVSNKFYQEERRLRQVQAELQGLSPKLLVLENKHKLASLGESLRQVQRQLWERKQYQLQQVAGKLDLLSPLKRLSGGYVYLSKDQVPVESVDQVAIGDNVQLRLADGYLNSQVIGSKKEALKPLDNKENDNE; from the coding sequence ATGAATGATGCCCAAGACCAGTATCTCTCGGTCTCGCAATTAACCAAATACATTAAGGCCAAATTTGACCGCGACCCTTACATGCAAAGCGTTCATTTGGTGGGCGAGGTATCAGGCTTCCGTAACCGGGGTAAGAATAAGCACCAGTATTTCGGTCTTAAGGATGATGACGCTTATATTTCCGCTATCATCTTTCGGGGGACTTTTTCTAAGCTCAATTTCGACTTGGAAGATGGGATGAAGGTTCAAGTCATCGGCAGACTGAGTCTCTATGAAAAAACCGGCCGCTATTCCATCATTATTGACCATATCCAGCCGGATGGGATCGGTCAATTTTATGTCCGCTTTGAACAATTAAAGAAAAAGTTAGGCGAAGAAGGCCTCTTTACTTTTGAAGCCAAGCCCATCCCCAAGTACCCTAAGCGGATTGCGGTTGTGACCTCACCATCGGGGGCAGTCATCCGGGATATTATTACTACTGCAAGACGTCGCTATCCCATTGTTCAGATTGTCCTCTATCCTACCGTGGTCCAAGGCCAACAAGCCGCCAAAAGTATTGTTAAGAACCTGCAAAGAGCTGACCAAAGTGGCGAATACGATACCATTATCATTGGCCGGGGTGGGGGTTCCATTGAAGACTTGTGGTGCTTTAATGAAGAGGAAGTTGTCCGGGCCATTGCGGCCTGTCAGACTCCAGTCATCTCTTCTATTGGTCACGAAACCGATACGACCTTGTCGGACTATGTCAGTGACCAGCGGGCGGCTACCCCAACAGCGGCGGCTGAACTGGCTACTCCAGTCCTCAATGACCTAATCTTTACCATTAACGACTATAAACAGCGCCTGGTCCAAATCCAACTCAACCGCTTGAACTATTTCAAACACCGCTTAGAGCAGGTCAAGTCATCCTATCTATTCAAGCAACCGGAAAAAATGTATGATGGCTACAGGCTCAAGTTGGCCGACTTAGATAACCGTTTGAATGACCTGGTGTCGAACAAGTTTTACCAAGAGGAACGGCGTCTGAGACAGGTCCAAGCGGAATTACAAGGCCTGAGTCCTAAGCTCTTAGTCCTAGAAAACAAGCATAAGCTAGCTAGTCTGGGCGAGTCATTACGCCAAGTTCAAAGGCAACTCTGGGAACGTAAGCAATACCAATTACAGCAAGTTGCTGGTAAGTTAGACCTCTTGTCTCCCCTCAAGCGTTTATCGGGCGGCTATGTCTACCTCAGTAAGGACCAAGTGCCGGTGGAGTCCGTCGACCAAGTGGCTATTGGCGATAATGTCCAGCTCAGACTAGCTGATGGTTACCTAAACAGTCAGGTTATTGGCTCCAAGAAAGAAGCCCTAAAGCCATTAGACAATAAGGAGAATGATAATGAATAG